In the genome of Candidatus Babeliaceae bacterium, one region contains:
- a CDS encoding DNA starvation/stationary phase protection protein, which produces MIKIALGISDKHRKEIAHILNVILSYEYVLYTKTLKYHWNVESQCFGPLHLLFKEQYEQLFSIIDDVAERVRSLGHYSLGTLTEFLQESKVEEAPGKYPNDMDMIADLLVGHEIIIRLIRKEIDSTLEKGDAGTSNFLTDIIEKHEKTAWMLRAHLL; this is translated from the coding sequence ATGATAAAAATTGCATTAGGCATATCTGACAAGCATAGAAAAGAGATTGCCCATATATTAAACGTTATACTTTCATATGAATACGTTTTGTACACTAAAACATTGAAGTATCATTGGAATGTTGAAAGTCAGTGTTTTGGGCCATTACATCTTCTTTTTAAAGAGCAGTATGAGCAACTTTTTTCTATTATTGATGATGTTGCAGAGCGAGTGCGTTCATTGGGGCATTATTCACTCGGTACGCTTACAGAATTTTTGCAAGAAAGTAAGGTCGAAGAAGCGCCAGGAAAATATCCAAACGATATGGACATGATTGCTGATTTGCTTGTAGGTCATGAGATTATTATTCGCCTTATTCGTAAAGAAATTGATAGTACGCTTGAAAAGGGTGATGCCGGTACCAGTAATTTTTTAACCGATATTATTGAAAAGCATGAAAAAACAGCGTGGATGCTTCGCGCCCATCTTTTATAA
- a CDS encoding saccharopine dehydrogenase C-terminal domain-containing protein, with the protein MKIPFHNNIIMLGCGAVAQCLQPLLIQHLAMDFSKIIIIDPALRPEHLPLIQLGARYIQQAITQNNYQQVLSTYAHCGDIIIDLAVDIGSIDLMDWCHKNNIMYINTSVELWPEILAQAATPLQKTLYERHKILLQKAPLWNGSTMIVEHGANPGLVSHWTKQALLEIAQNVIIASKKTKRRIALENALSNKDFPELARLTGTRIIHISERDTQITNAPKKVNEFVNTWSIPGLHEEATAPAEIGWGTHERYHIKHASKLHINDKKSYIHLTTKGMNTWAYSWIPQGPIIGMIIRHGEVLSISDHLTVYKEATPIYRPTVHYVYLPSDSTCSSLHELAMHKDVLQKKIRILRDEITHGSDELGVLLLGHDFNGWWTGSSLTIDEARRLVKNQNATTLQVAASVLGALFWMIQNPHKGFCFPDDLPHEDILAVANSYLGTIISTPTPWQPPWNLLHHIKDPWRFEHFLVTY; encoded by the coding sequence ATGAAAATACCGTTTCACAACAATATTATCATGCTTGGCTGCGGTGCCGTTGCTCAATGTCTACAACCACTTCTGATACAACATCTTGCTATGGATTTTTCAAAAATTATTATCATAGATCCAGCATTGCGCCCAGAACACCTTCCACTCATACAGCTTGGCGCGCGATATATACAACAAGCAATTACACAAAATAATTATCAACAAGTACTCTCTACCTATGCACATTGCGGAGATATAATTATCGATCTTGCTGTTGATATAGGCTCAATAGATCTTATGGACTGGTGCCACAAAAATAATATTATGTACATCAATACGTCCGTTGAACTATGGCCAGAGATATTGGCACAAGCAGCAACACCCTTACAAAAAACATTATACGAGCGCCATAAAATACTCTTACAAAAAGCACCATTATGGAATGGTTCAACCATGATCGTCGAACATGGTGCAAACCCAGGCCTGGTAAGCCACTGGACAAAACAGGCCCTTCTCGAAATCGCACAGAACGTTATTATTGCCAGCAAAAAAACAAAACGCAGAATCGCCCTAGAAAACGCACTGAGCAACAAAGATTTTCCAGAGCTTGCTCGTCTAACCGGAACACGCATTATTCATATTTCTGAGCGGGATACGCAGATTACCAATGCACCAAAAAAGGTAAATGAATTTGTCAACACGTGGTCTATTCCAGGGTTACATGAAGAAGCCACAGCTCCGGCTGAAATTGGGTGGGGAACGCATGAAAGATATCATATAAAACATGCATCAAAGCTCCATATCAATGATAAAAAAAGCTATATCCACCTTACTACCAAAGGCATGAACACGTGGGCATATTCATGGATCCCCCAGGGTCCTATTATTGGGATGATTATTAGACATGGTGAAGTTTTGAGCATTAGCGATCATCTCACCGTATATAAAGAAGCAACGCCTATATATCGCCCCACTGTTCATTATGTGTATTTGCCAAGTGACAGTACATGCTCATCATTGCATGAACTCGCCATGCATAAAGATGTACTACAAAAAAAAATTCGCATTTTACGCGATGAAATAACACATGGATCTGATGAACTGGGCGTCCTTCTTTTGGGACATGATTTTAATGGGTGGTGGACAGGATCATCACTTACCATTGATGAAGCACGACGACTGGTAAAAAATCAAAATGCAACAACATTACAAGTTGCTGCGAGTGTACTCGGCGCATTATTTTGGATGATACAAAACCCTCACAAGGGCTTTTGCTTTCCTGATGATCTACCACACGAAGATATTTTGGCAGTGGCTAACTCCTATTTAGGAACAATTATTTCTACACCAACACCATGGCAACCACCATGGAATCTTTTACATCACATAAAAGACCCATGGCGATTTGAACATTTTTTGGTTACGTACTAA
- a CDS encoding transketolase has protein sequence MSQKNNYSISFLEHIAYGVRVDILRATTNAGSGHPTSCLSAADIGVALFFYGMHCGDKFVLSKGHAAPLLYALYKQLGIISDIDLMNMRTFDSVLEGHPTPRCAQVCVATGSLGQGLSIGLGMVIGQRVTQHQGYVFVMLGDAELAEGSNWEAAEVAAHYQGFQLVAFVDVNRWGQSDQTLYGYRLERIQAQWEAFGWCTFVIDGHSMKDLCALFDYMRNNTSNQPTVIIARTYKGHGLNGVIEDYNGYHGKVFSAAQLPALLQALKHNYAHADLYAPTAADLSQLKITKKIHEPMCTRVEEPCTLPVSRYQLGELCATRKAFGQALAAAGASSKSLIVFDGDVKNSTFTELFDQQYPERFFQSFVAEQNMVGMAMGAAVSGTIPVAATFACFLTRAHDQLRMAGISRSPIRLVGSHAGVSIGQDGPSQMGLEDIALFRSIPDSIILYPCDAVSAYYCTNLILNAHENVSYLRTTRGETPVIYNNDEQFVLGGCKVLRSSEHDTVCIIAAGVTVFEALAAYDLCKKKNIFIRVIDCYSIKPLPVDELIIHARACGKKVITVEDHYLQGGMGESIAYALRNEQCVIECLAVTQLPRSGTPEQLRAFEHIDAAAIVAMVEKVII, from the coding sequence ATGTCACAAAAAAATAATTATTCAATTTCTTTTTTAGAGCACATTGCATATGGCGTGCGGGTCGATATTCTCAGGGCTACAACAAATGCCGGATCTGGGCATCCAACATCCTGTTTGTCTGCTGCTGATATTGGTGTCGCGCTTTTTTTTTATGGTATGCATTGCGGCGATAAATTTGTTCTTTCAAAAGGGCATGCCGCGCCATTATTGTACGCATTGTATAAGCAGCTTGGTATCATTTCTGACATAGATCTTATGAATATGCGTACGTTTGATTCAGTATTAGAGGGGCATCCAACGCCGCGCTGTGCTCAAGTTTGTGTTGCAACCGGGTCGTTAGGTCAGGGATTATCTATTGGTCTTGGGATGGTGATCGGTCAGCGAGTTACACAGCATCAGGGTTATGTTTTTGTCATGCTCGGAGATGCAGAACTTGCTGAGGGGTCTAATTGGGAAGCGGCTGAAGTTGCCGCTCATTATCAAGGTTTTCAGCTTGTTGCTTTTGTTGACGTAAATCGATGGGGGCAGAGCGATCAAACATTATATGGATATCGCTTAGAACGTATTCAAGCCCAGTGGGAAGCATTTGGATGGTGCACATTTGTGATCGATGGTCATTCTATGAAAGATTTGTGTGCGTTATTTGATTATATGCGCAATAATACGAGTAACCAGCCAACGGTTATTATTGCACGCACGTATAAAGGACATGGGCTTAATGGTGTTATCGAAGATTATAATGGGTATCATGGCAAAGTGTTTTCTGCGGCGCAGTTGCCAGCATTATTGCAAGCGCTTAAACATAATTATGCGCATGCCGACCTGTATGCACCAACTGCTGCTGATCTGAGTCAGTTAAAAATAACAAAAAAAATACATGAGCCTATGTGTACTCGTGTGGAAGAACCGTGCACATTGCCCGTATCGCGATATCAATTGGGTGAGTTATGTGCAACGCGAAAAGCCTTTGGTCAAGCCCTTGCCGCAGCTGGTGCTTCGAGCAAATCTCTGATTGTTTTTGATGGAGACGTAAAAAATTCTACGTTTACAGAATTATTTGATCAGCAATATCCTGAGCGTTTTTTTCAATCTTTTGTTGCAGAGCAAAATATGGTTGGCATGGCGATGGGTGCTGCAGTTTCAGGAACGATCCCCGTTGCAGCGACATTTGCTTGTTTTTTGACCAGAGCTCATGATCAGTTGCGTATGGCTGGAATTAGTCGTTCCCCTATTCGGCTGGTTGGTTCTCATGCGGGTGTTTCTATCGGGCAGGATGGCCCATCCCAAATGGGGTTAGAAGACATCGCGCTTTTTCGTTCCATCCCAGATTCTATTATTCTATATCCGTGTGATGCAGTAAGCGCTTATTATTGCACCAATCTAATACTTAATGCGCATGAGAATGTTAGTTATCTGCGTACTACGCGCGGCGAAACGCCGGTTATATATAATAATGATGAGCAGTTTGTTCTTGGTGGTTGCAAAGTACTACGTTCAAGTGAGCACGATACAGTGTGCATAATAGCTGCTGGCGTAACTGTTTTTGAAGCGCTTGCAGCGTATGATCTGTGCAAGAAAAAAAATATTTTTATACGTGTGATAGATTGTTATTCGATTAAGCCTCTTCCGGTTGACGAACTTATTATCCATGCGCGTGCATGTGGTAAAAAAGTTATTACGGTAGAAGATCATTATCTTCAGGGGGGCATGGGAGAATCTATTGCCTACGCGTTGCGCAATGAACAGTGTGTTATCGAATGTTTAGCGGTTACACAACTCCCTCGCTCCGGCACGCCGGAACAACTCCGCGCCTTTGAACACATCGACGCCGCTGCAATAGTTGCCATGGTGGAAAAAGTTATAATATAG
- a CDS encoding NUDIX hydrolase, which produces MSIQIIKKNHFGVYAIILKEDHILLIKKSRGPYKGKLDLPGGKPEHGETIYQTLVREVMEETGIIVHKTQFFNNYTTVALETIQPNVQECTHHIGAVYLVQMFDDSALIKDMNAEDSLGALWVSMASLTEDLVSPFVYQAVVDLENILLDKKI; this is translated from the coding sequence ATGTCGATACAAATAATAAAAAAAAATCATTTTGGTGTTTACGCTATTATTCTCAAAGAAGACCATATTTTACTTATTAAAAAAAGTAGAGGCCCTTATAAAGGCAAATTAGATTTACCAGGAGGCAAGCCAGAACATGGAGAAACAATTTACCAAACTTTGGTGAGAGAAGTTATGGAAGAAACGGGAATTATAGTCCATAAAACACAATTTTTTAACAACTACACCACCGTCGCATTAGAAACAATTCAACCTAATGTCCAAGAATGCACTCATCATATTGGGGCTGTTTATTTAGTACAAATGTTTGATGACAGCGCTTTAATAAAAGACATGAATGCCGAAGATTCATTGGGTGCCTTATGGGTTTCAATGGCTTCTTTGACTGAAGATTTAGTGAGCCCGTTTGTTTATCAGGCAGTTGTTGATCTGGAAAATATATTGTTAGATAAAAAAATATAA
- a CDS encoding ATP-binding protein has product MIIKRDITGHLKSLAQQFPVVAVMGPRQSGKTTLVRETFPDYTYVTLEDLDRRALAKEDPRGFFATYAQDSGLIIDEIQEVPELFSYMQGIVDQAYRPGYFIVTGSQHFLMYEKITQTLAGRIALLTLLPLSVHEIKEAGLLPDQVESLLIKGCYPRLYAQPIDVHTWVTNYISTYVEKDVRQVLRIIDVMTFQRFLKLCAARVGNILNYASIARDADISPNTAKEWISILEASYIIKLLYPYYNNFNKRVIKSPKLYFYDSALVCSLLGIRTAQELQLHSLRGALFESFVVSELFKYNYNNNELPNIYFWRDVQGHEIDVLIEKSVHEIIPVEIKAGMTVTEDFFKALGDWRDITDQPDIPAYIVYGGHENSVRKKGLIYSWNALTQMLHKIYQ; this is encoded by the coding sequence ATGATCATAAAACGCGATATTACGGGCCATTTGAAGAGCTTAGCTCAGCAATTCCCGGTGGTTGCAGTCATGGGGCCGCGACAGTCGGGTAAAACAACGCTGGTGAGAGAAACTTTTCCTGATTATACCTATGTAACGCTGGAAGATCTTGATAGAAGGGCGCTCGCCAAAGAAGACCCACGTGGATTTTTTGCCACGTATGCCCAAGATAGCGGTCTCATTATAGATGAGATACAAGAGGTCCCTGAGCTTTTTTCTTATATGCAGGGTATTGTCGATCAGGCATACCGGCCTGGCTATTTCATAGTCACCGGGTCGCAGCATTTTCTTATGTATGAAAAAATCACGCAAACATTGGCTGGTAGAATTGCACTTTTAACATTATTGCCTCTTTCTGTTCATGAAATTAAAGAAGCAGGTCTGTTGCCTGATCAGGTAGAATCTTTACTCATTAAGGGATGTTATCCCCGCTTGTATGCGCAGCCGATAGATGTTCATACATGGGTTACCAATTACATAAGTACGTATGTTGAAAAAGATGTAAGGCAGGTGCTGCGTATCATCGACGTTATGACCTTCCAAAGATTTTTAAAATTGTGCGCAGCGCGGGTGGGAAATATTCTTAATTATGCGAGCATTGCGCGTGATGCGGACATTAGCCCAAATACTGCTAAAGAATGGATCTCTATTTTAGAGGCGAGTTATATCATCAAATTACTGTATCCGTATTATAATAACTTTAATAAACGTGTTATTAAAAGCCCGAAGTTATATTTTTATGATTCTGCATTGGTATGTTCATTATTGGGTATTAGAACAGCCCAAGAACTGCAATTACATTCGTTACGTGGAGCATTATTTGAGTCTTTTGTAGTGAGTGAACTGTTTAAATATAATTATAATAATAATGAATTACCCAATATTTATTTTTGGCGAGATGTGCAGGGGCATGAAATTGATGTGCTCATAGAAAAATCAGTTCATGAAATAATACCTGTAGAAATTAAAGCTGGCATGACGGTAACGGAAGATTTTTTTAAGGCATTAGGTGATTGGCGAGATATTACTGATCAGCCGGATATTCCTGCTTACATTGTCTATGGTGGCCATGAAAATAGCGTGAGAAAGAAGGGGCTGATTTATTCTTGGAATGCACTTACTCAAATGTTACACAAAATTTATCAATAA
- a CDS encoding Vps62-related protein produces the protein MKRIRNYIIATGIALTITSNATILNDIGDFFTGAADTAKKKLSYLEDEVLKQAKSARESFNYVEEQGQDFFEKTIYTKTLQEDIWKKGIIDTFVKKEVIPSLNKLLLASKISAQTFNNWFGKKIIPEFCTDIPSSLHNLPMITDRSVQKVDYEKLIPYIIKYSPVLYLQEDEIYFPMWVTEWCSGPQTAIKTADEQIITEPGHTSIEAAYELYRQSVLPEMRAKKTILEAEKKNRPSRSRLKEITIELANINKIINWKYSGKPLLTTEEQKNINFSELHFDNPICYNYGSNPRYNKDSSNNLTTPCYVITSEERGNIYIYYTYFYGFNAPYDIGPFTGDLFNFQGAHEADYEHITLELDKKTKELKRIFYAAHGPAEGFWLDAHHPDVTYEGTHPVSFVARGSHADYPKVGTFLRIYGAANDITGKGMRWTPKIVRIYAPEDARFNPKTMGWVCFPGSFGKRDVAHPTAQAWFLNSAAGNRGRDYASAPFCKNPSATTTEEEYASCIASHVGNADLPSDETFI, from the coding sequence GTGAAGCGTATTAGAAATTATATTATAGCGACAGGAATAGCTCTTACAATCACCTCTAATGCAACTATTTTGAACGATATAGGTGATTTTTTTACTGGCGCCGCGGATACGGCAAAAAAAAAATTGTCTTATTTAGAAGATGAAGTACTGAAACAGGCAAAATCAGCACGCGAATCTTTTAACTACGTCGAAGAACAGGGGCAAGATTTTTTTGAAAAAACTATTTATACAAAAACATTACAAGAAGATATATGGAAAAAGGGGATAATAGACACTTTTGTAAAAAAAGAAGTAATACCGTCACTCAATAAACTATTACTCGCGAGCAAAATTTCAGCACAAACATTTAACAATTGGTTTGGTAAAAAAATAATACCAGAATTTTGCACAGACATCCCATCATCACTCCATAATCTGCCCATGATCACCGATCGCTCAGTTCAAAAAGTAGATTATGAGAAGCTCATACCGTATATTATAAAATACTCACCAGTACTATATTTACAAGAAGATGAAATTTATTTTCCCATGTGGGTGACCGAGTGGTGCTCCGGACCGCAGACTGCTATTAAAACAGCAGATGAACAAATAATTACCGAACCAGGGCACACCTCTATCGAGGCAGCTTACGAGCTCTATAGACAGTCTGTATTGCCAGAAATGCGTGCAAAAAAAACTATACTAGAAGCTGAAAAAAAAAATCGCCCCTCGAGATCAAGACTTAAAGAAATTACTATAGAACTCGCAAATATTAATAAAATAATAAATTGGAAATATTCAGGCAAACCGCTTCTTACCACAGAAGAACAAAAAAATATTAATTTTAGCGAACTACATTTTGACAATCCAATATGTTATAATTATGGATCTAATCCACGCTATAATAAAGACAGCTCGAATAATTTAACTACGCCGTGTTATGTTATTACGTCAGAAGAACGGGGCAACATTTATATTTATTATACCTATTTTTACGGATTTAATGCCCCATATGATATTGGTCCGTTCACCGGCGACCTCTTTAATTTTCAAGGAGCGCACGAGGCTGACTATGAACACATAACGCTGGAACTCGACAAAAAAACAAAAGAACTTAAGCGTATTTTTTATGCGGCACATGGACCTGCAGAAGGTTTTTGGCTTGATGCGCATCATCCAGATGTTACGTATGAAGGGACGCATCCCGTTTCATTTGTTGCTCGTGGATCTCATGCTGACTATCCAAAAGTAGGAACATTTTTGCGTATTTATGGTGCAGCAAATGACATTACAGGAAAAGGCATGCGCTGGACACCAAAAATTGTCCGCATTTATGCACCGGAAGATGCGCGCTTTAACCCAAAAACAATGGGCTGGGTCTGCTTCCCTGGGTCATTTGGCAAACGAGATGTTGCTCATCCAACAGCGCAAGCATGGTTTTTAAATAGTGCTGCTGGCAATAGAGGTCGAGACTATGCAAGCGCACCGTTCTGCAAAAATCCATCAGCAACGACGACAGAAGAAGAATATGCATCATGCATTGCATCACACGTTGGCAATGCCGATTTACCCTCAGATGAAACATTTATTTAA
- a CDS encoding AAA family ATPase → MTHKKYFLIILFIIPTTHTISLLEIARWWNTYNAQNRRDLMNLWLPEQQQSIQEQKDPSAYTFAALAGEIPQDIKEIPEFIKNSEKFERLGAKMPRGIILYGPPGTGKTSLARALAGECDAAFFSASGSQFIEMYVGVGPQRIRELFDKARAAIASQEYSRAFIYIDEIDAIGTSRALEGNSEYRNTLNELLNQMDGFNKNNGITVLASTNSLYTLDPALLRPGRFDRHVEIPLPSEQSRQDILRYYASKIVYDQTVDFEEIARMTRGCSGADLEHLVNEAAILAVRTNSAMVMQEHFKQAAQKILTQKKIR, encoded by the coding sequence ATGACGCATAAAAAATATTTTTTAATAATACTTTTCATCATACCAACAACACACACAATAAGCCTGCTAGAAATTGCCCGTTGGTGGAACACGTACAATGCCCAAAATCGCCGTGATTTAATGAACTTATGGCTTCCGGAGCAACAACAAAGCATTCAGGAGCAAAAAGATCCGTCGGCGTATACGTTTGCTGCTCTTGCCGGAGAAATCCCACAGGACATTAAAGAAATTCCCGAATTTATTAAAAATTCAGAAAAATTTGAACGTTTAGGGGCAAAAATGCCACGCGGCATTATATTATACGGCCCGCCTGGAACAGGGAAAACATCACTTGCTCGAGCACTTGCCGGAGAATGTGACGCTGCATTTTTTAGTGCATCAGGGTCGCAATTTATCGAAATGTATGTTGGCGTAGGCCCACAGCGCATACGAGAACTTTTTGACAAAGCACGTGCTGCTATCGCATCCCAGGAATATTCTCGAGCATTCATATATATCGATGAAATTGATGCCATCGGAACAAGTAGAGCGCTTGAAGGCAACTCTGAATACAGAAACACTCTCAATGAACTTTTAAACCAAATGGATGGTTTTAATAAAAATAATGGCATTACCGTATTGGCAAGCACCAACAGTCTGTATACGCTCGATCCTGCATTATTGCGCCCAGGCAGATTTGACCGACATGTCGAAATACCTCTCCCTTCAGAACAAAGCCGTCAAGACATTTTGCGCTATTATGCATCAAAGATAGTATATGACCAAACAGTTGATTTTGAAGAAATCGCTCGCATGACACGTGGTTGCAGCGGCGCAGACTTAGAACATCTTGTTAATGAAGCTGCGATACTCGCCGTACGCACCAACAGTGCAATGGTTATGCAAGAACACTTTAAACAAGCCGCACAAAAAATTCTCACACAAAAGAAAATACGCTAA